Proteins from one Chroococcidiopsis sp. CCMEE 29 genomic window:
- a CDS encoding ABC transporter ATP-binding protein, translated as MKTCSSYWQLLPYLQPQWKIIAQAFACTLVFTVFWPILAWLAGRVAEYIAQGNVGAIAQLAGISIIIFLSQKVAQYGQDALMAKAALYVALHLRRRVYAHLQRLNLSYFETAKTGDLSYRLTEDVDRIGEVVNKAFHDFIPCVLQLIVVLGYMIYLNWQLTLSTLVIAPLMALLIGWFGERMQKVSRRSQNQISNLAALLIEVFSGIRLVQAFAAEDYTLNLFSQEAEHNRKAKYAAEHLKAIQLPLVGFLYAFSVLLLLFLGGWQISLGNLTGSEFVSYLAAVGLLIDPIAHTTSNYNEFKQGEASVDRVFELLAIHPTVVEKPNAIALPSVSGKVEYRHVSFSYKQSQPVLQDLSLLALPGERIALVGASGAGKTTLVNLLPRFYDPQSGQILIDGINIQDVSLSSLRRQIGIVPQETILFSGTIAQNIAFGQAEFDLEAVQAAAKIANAHQFITQFPDGYYTWVGERGVNLSGGQRQRLAIARAVLLNPRILILDEATSALDSESEALVQEALERLMENRTVFIIAHRLTTVRRADRILVLEQGKIVESGTHEELLALSRRYARFYAQQFS; from the coding sequence ATGTGGGTGCGATCGCTCAACTGGCAGGGATCAGCATTATTATTTTTCTAAGTCAGAAAGTAGCACAGTACGGTCAAGATGCACTGATGGCAAAAGCCGCGCTTTACGTTGCTTTGCATCTACGCCGACGAGTCTATGCTCACTTGCAGAGGCTAAATCTCAGCTATTTTGAAACTGCCAAAACAGGTGATTTGTCCTACCGCTTGACCGAAGATGTTGACCGAATCGGGGAGGTAGTGAATAAAGCCTTTCATGACTTTATCCCTTGTGTGTTGCAGTTGATAGTAGTGTTGGGCTACATGATTTATCTTAACTGGCAACTAACACTCTCCACATTGGTAATTGCACCGTTGATGGCTTTGTTGATTGGTTGGTTTGGTGAGCGGATGCAGAAAGTTTCCCGCCGCAGTCAAAATCAGATTTCCAACTTAGCCGCATTGCTGATAGAGGTTTTCAGTGGTATACGCCTAGTACAAGCTTTTGCCGCTGAAGATTACACCCTAAACCTATTCAGTCAGGAGGCAGAACATAACCGCAAAGCTAAGTATGCCGCTGAACATTTGAAAGCAATTCAACTCCCCTTAGTTGGCTTTCTATATGCCTTCAGTGTTTTGTTGCTATTGTTTTTAGGTGGTTGGCAGATTTCTCTAGGCAACCTGACTGGCAGCGAATTTGTTAGCTACTTGGCAGCTGTGGGGTTGTTGATTGACCCAATTGCCCATACCACCAGCAACTACAACGAGTTTAAACAGGGTGAAGCATCTGTAGACCGCGTATTTGAACTGTTGGCGATTCACCCGACAGTAGTAGAAAAGCCAAATGCGATCGCTCTTCCTTCAGTCAGTGGTAAAGTCGAATATCGCCACGTTAGCTTTAGCTACAAGCAAAGTCAACCAGTGTTGCAAGACTTAAGTTTGCTAGCGTTACCGGGAGAGAGAATTGCCCTCGTTGGGGCTTCTGGTGCCGGTAAAACCACATTAGTTAACCTACTACCCCGCTTCTATGACCCCCAGTCTGGTCAAATTTTAATTGATGGCATTAATATTCAAGATGTCAGCTTAAGCAGCCTGCGGCGACAAATTGGGATTGTGCCACAAGAAACTATCCTATTCTCCGGTACGATCGCCCAGAATATCGCTTTTGGTCAGGCTGAATTCGATCTAGAGGCAGTTCAGGCAGCTGCAAAAATCGCCAATGCCCACCAGTTCATTACCCAGTTCCCCGATGGTTATTATACTTGGGTGGGAGAGCGAGGCGTGAACTTATCGGGTGGACAACGGCAAAGACTGGCGATCGCTCGTGCTGTTTTGCTCAACCCTAGAATTCTTATCCTTGATGAAGCTACCTCTGCCTTAGATTCAGAGTCGGAAGCTTTGGTACAGGAAGCACTGGAACGGCTAATGGAGAACCGGACAGTATTTATCATTGCTCACCGCCTCACCACAGTCCGCCGCGCTGATCGCATTTTAGTTCTAGAGCAAGGGAAGATTGTGGAATCGGGAACTCATGAGGAATTATTGGCGCTTTCGCGTCGCTACGCTCGATTCTATGCTCAACAGTTTAGCTAG
- the purD gene encoding phosphoribosylamine--glycine ligase, whose amino-acid sequence MKVLVVGNGGREHALAWKLLRSQQIEQVVCVPGNGGTASMERCRNLPLSVDDFEGIGRFALEQGISLVVIGPELPLSLGITDHLQRQGVMVFGPTRAGAQIEASKAWAKALMREAGIPTAQAAVFTEATAAKSYVAAQGAPIVVKADGLAAGKGVTVAATVEEALSAIEAIFQGQFGSAGKFVLIEECLTGQEASVLALTDGVTIRPLLPAQDHKRIGEGDTGENTGGMGAYAPAPIVPPALMIRIEQEVLQPAIATLRARGIDYRGVLYAGLMITPDGNFKVLEFNCRFGDPETQAILPLLETPLEDLMLACAQQRLSEMPLIAWKAGAAACVVAAAKGYPGAYQKGQVITGIEQAEALGAGVFQAGTKLIEAIGEEPLAPSLVTDGGRVLGVTGIGETFEQAIALAYAAISQIQFKGMYYRRDIGYRVRSAVNFKL is encoded by the coding sequence GTGAAAGTTTTAGTTGTGGGCAATGGAGGCCGCGAACATGCTCTTGCTTGGAAACTGCTGCGATCGCAGCAAATTGAGCAGGTCGTCTGCGTTCCCGGCAATGGGGGTACAGCAAGCATGGAGCGTTGCCGGAACCTACCTTTAAGTGTGGATGACTTTGAGGGCATTGGCAGATTTGCTCTGGAACAGGGTATTTCTCTCGTTGTGATTGGTCCTGAATTACCACTGTCTTTGGGCATTACAGATCACCTCCAGCGCCAAGGTGTGATGGTATTTGGCCCTACAAGAGCAGGAGCGCAGATTGAAGCGAGTAAAGCTTGGGCAAAAGCTCTGATGCGGGAGGCAGGGATTCCTACAGCACAGGCGGCTGTTTTTACAGAAGCAACGGCGGCAAAATCTTACGTGGCAGCTCAGGGAGCACCAATTGTCGTTAAAGCGGATGGCTTAGCAGCGGGTAAAGGGGTGACGGTTGCCGCAACGGTTGAGGAGGCCCTGAGTGCAATTGAGGCTATCTTCCAAGGTCAATTTGGCAGTGCCGGTAAATTTGTCCTGATTGAAGAATGTTTGACGGGGCAAGAGGCTTCTGTTTTGGCTCTAACGGATGGCGTAACCATTCGACCGTTGTTACCAGCCCAGGATCACAAGCGGATTGGCGAGGGTGATACGGGAGAAAATACTGGTGGAATGGGAGCTTATGCGCCTGCGCCTATCGTCCCACCGGCTTTGATGATAAGGATTGAGCAAGAAGTTTTGCAGCCAGCGATCGCCACGTTAAGGGCGAGGGGAATTGACTATCGGGGTGTTCTGTATGCCGGTTTGATGATTACACCTGATGGCAACTTCAAAGTATTGGAATTTAACTGTCGCTTTGGCGATCCAGAAACTCAAGCGATCCTGCCACTGCTGGAAACACCACTAGAAGACCTAATGCTTGCCTGTGCGCAGCAGCGATTGTCAGAAATGCCCCTGATCGCCTGGAAAGCCGGAGCAGCTGCCTGCGTTGTTGCTGCCGCTAAGGGTTATCCGGGAGCCTATCAGAAGGGGCAAGTCATCACCGGAATTGAACAAGCTGAGGCGCTAGGAGCTGGTGTATTTCAAGCTGGCACAAAACTAATAGAGGCGATAGGCGAAGAACCCCTCGCCCCTTCTCTAGTGACAGATGGCGGTCGCGTCTTGGGTGTCACTGGAATAGGGGAAACATTTGAGCAAGCGATCGCGCTTGCCTATGCGGCAATTAGTCAAATTCAGTTCAAGGGGATGTATTATCGGCGGGATATCGGCTATCGCGTCAGATCAGCTGTTAATTTTAAGTTGTGA
- the nblS gene encoding two-component system sensor histidine kinase NblS, with the protein MLALLKKIQEAIAGWWSEFTLQTKLLAAATLVVSLIMSGLTFWAVNTIQQDARLNDTRFGRDLGVLLASNVAPLIAEDRLTEVAQFSQRFYSSTSNVRYMLYADEGGKIFFGIPFWESAVQNSLTIERRIQLPDDYAANSESPMVRQHRTPDGEVTDVFVPLTQDGKYLGVLAIGINPNPIVVTSSNLTRDVTIAVFVSIWVMVILGAVFNALMITKPIKELLVGVKNIAAGNFKQRIDLPQEGELGELISSFNEMAERLERYEEQNIEELTAEKAKLETLVSTIADGAVLIDTSMQVVLVNPTARRMFGWEGVNVVGKNVLHYLPSPVQIELTRPLYQIVASDRDSAEFRISLTQPTNRTVRILLTTVLDQYRESIKGIAMTVQDITREVELNEAKSQFISNVSHELRTPLFNIKTYIETLHDYGEDLSEDKRREFLETANHETDRLTRLVNDVLDLSKLESCRIYHFDGVDLAQAIEQTLRTYQLNAKDKGIELVQEVAPDLPLVVGHYDLLLQVFTNLVGNALKFTAAGGKVAIRAYLLEPSSNNHTQNPQVRVEVSDTGIGIDQEDQAAIFDRFFRVENRVHTLEGTGLGLSIVRNIIDKHHSTVHLVSEVGVGTTFWFDLAVFQVEPAVIENLPVVEAAQTETVDTTATIF; encoded by the coding sequence ATGCTAGCCCTGTTAAAAAAAATCCAAGAAGCGATCGCCGGGTGGTGGTCGGAATTTACACTCCAGACCAAGCTGTTGGCTGCCGCCACGTTGGTGGTTTCTTTGATCATGAGCGGACTCACCTTCTGGGCAGTTAACACAATTCAGCAAGATGCTCGATTGAACGATACCCGCTTCGGGCGTGACCTCGGAGTCTTGCTTGCATCCAACGTAGCACCACTGATTGCAGAAGACCGTCTCACCGAAGTTGCCCAGTTTTCCCAACGCTTCTACAGCAGCACCTCTAACGTGCGCTATATGCTCTATGCTGATGAAGGTGGGAAAATCTTTTTTGGTATTCCCTTTTGGGAATCGGCCGTGCAAAATTCCCTGACAATTGAACGGCGGATTCAGCTGCCAGACGATTACGCCGCCAATTCCGAATCACCGATGGTACGGCAACATCGCACGCCCGATGGGGAAGTTACGGATGTTTTTGTTCCCCTGACTCAAGACGGCAAGTACCTTGGTGTTTTAGCGATTGGCATTAACCCCAACCCCATCGTGGTCACGTCCTCAAACCTAACACGGGATGTGACGATTGCTGTTTTTGTCTCCATTTGGGTAATGGTGATTTTGGGAGCAGTGTTTAACGCCTTAATGATCACCAAACCGATTAAAGAACTATTGGTGGGTGTCAAAAATATTGCCGCTGGAAATTTTAAGCAGCGAATCGACCTGCCCCAGGAAGGCGAATTGGGAGAGTTAATCTCCAGCTTTAATGAAATGGCAGAGCGGCTGGAGCGCTACGAAGAGCAAAATATTGAGGAATTAACTGCTGAGAAAGCCAAATTAGAAACATTGGTTTCGACCATTGCCGATGGGGCTGTACTAATCGACACTAGCATGCAGGTGGTTTTAGTTAATCCCACAGCACGGCGGATGTTCGGTTGGGAAGGCGTTAATGTGGTAGGAAAAAATGTTTTGCATTACTTACCCTCGCCAGTGCAAATAGAGTTAACTCGCCCCTTGTACCAAATTGTCGCAAGCGATCGCGACAGTGCAGAGTTTCGCATCTCCCTTACCCAGCCAACGAACCGCACCGTTCGCATTCTTCTCACCACGGTTCTCGATCAGTACCGGGAAAGTATTAAGGGTATTGCCATGACTGTACAGGACATTACCCGCGAGGTAGAACTGAACGAAGCCAAAAGCCAGTTCATCAGTAATGTTTCTCATGAACTGCGAACTCCCCTGTTCAACATTAAAACTTACATTGAAACCCTGCACGATTACGGTGAAGACCTGAGTGAAGACAAACGCCGTGAGTTTCTAGAAACTGCCAATCATGAAACTGACCGCCTCACCCGCCTAGTTAACGACGTTCTAGATTTGTCGAAGCTGGAATCTTGCCGCATCTACCATTTTGATGGTGTGGATCTAGCTCAGGCGATCGAGCAGACACTACGCACCTACCAACTAAATGCCAAAGATAAAGGTATTGAGCTAGTTCAGGAAGTTGCCCCCGATCTACCACTAGTAGTCGGTCACTATGATTTGTTGCTGCAAGTATTTACCAATCTCGTAGGTAATGCGCTCAAATTTACCGCAGCTGGTGGCAAAGTGGCAATCCGTGCCTATCTGTTAGAGCCATCCTCTAACAATCACACACAAAACCCTCAAGTGCGGGTTGAAGTCTCTGATACTGGTATTGGCATCGATCAAGAAGACCAAGCAGCGATTTTTGATCGATTCTTCCGGGTAGAAAACCGGGTTCACACCCTAGAAGGCACAGGTCTGGGACTTTCAATTGTCAGAAATATTATTGATAAGCATCACAGCACTGTTCATTTAGTCAGTGAGGTGGGTGTTGGCACAACCTTCTGGTTCGACCTAGCCGTATTTCAAGTAGAACCAGCAGTGATTGAGAATCTGCCAGTTGTAGAAGCCGCTCAGACAGAGACAGTAGATACAACTGCTACCATTTTCTAA
- a CDS encoding zinc ribbon domain-containing protein, with product MPNCPRCHQSVDAQAISCPYCRMPLKAYGHPGIPLHRATGEEYLCQSCTYHADDSCTFPQRPYAKECTLYQNISQKQLKADQHRDPNSLAIVIKNWIRRNQFWLLLLGLLLISFLIAL from the coding sequence ATGCCAAATTGTCCCCGTTGTCATCAATCAGTTGATGCCCAGGCAATTAGTTGTCCCTATTGCCGTATGCCTTTGAAGGCTTATGGACATCCGGGCATTCCTTTACACCGTGCAACTGGTGAAGAGTATTTGTGCCAAAGCTGCACCTACCACGCAGATGATAGCTGTACGTTTCCTCAACGTCCTTATGCGAAGGAGTGTACCTTATACCAGAACATCTCTCAAAAACAGTTGAAAGCAGATCAGCATCGCGATCCTAATAGTTTGGCGATCGTCATCAAAAACTGGATAAGACGCAACCAATTTTGGCTGCTTCTACTGGGTTTATTATTAATCAGTTTTTTAATAGCTTTGTAG
- a CDS encoding TIGR03792 family protein: MVIELLKLKVAAEHREQYIQKDAEIWTQALASCPGFLGKEVWINPNEPSEVILVIRWATREQWKSIPPEQLQQISQEFDQQLGYIHQIVDSAEYQVRFSQA; this comes from the coding sequence GTGGTGATCGAGTTACTTAAGCTTAAAGTTGCCGCCGAACATCGGGAGCAATATATCCAAAAAGATGCAGAGATCTGGACCCAAGCGCTCGCTAGCTGCCCTGGATTTCTCGGTAAAGAAGTTTGGATCAACCCCAATGAACCGTCAGAAGTTATCCTGGTAATTCGTTGGGCAACGCGAGAACAGTGGAAATCCATTCCACCTGAGCAACTGCAACAGATTTCACAAGAGTTTGACCAACAGCTGGGATACATCCATCAAATTGTTGATTCAGCCGAGTATCAAGTCAGATTTTCTCAGGCGTAG
- a CDS encoding phasin family protein — MDSNNWIKQLMMLGIGTTSMVAEKLREVSDDLVKDGKLDPEQAKVVVDDMLQRLKSEQGNFEVQMQRQMRHIMEDLGVPRQSEMDELRGRIDRLERQVRDLENKLWRR; from the coding sequence ATGGATAGTAACAACTGGATTAAACAGCTAATGATGCTCGGTATTGGCACAACTTCTATGGTGGCAGAGAAGCTGCGGGAAGTGAGCGATGACTTGGTTAAGGATGGCAAGCTTGACCCAGAGCAAGCCAAAGTGGTTGTGGATGACATGTTGCAGCGTTTAAAGTCAGAACAAGGTAACTTTGAAGTTCAGATGCAACGGCAGATGCGGCATATCATGGAGGATCTGGGTGTGCCTCGTCAGTCAGAAATGGACGAACTACGAGGTCGCATAGACCGTTTGGAGCGTCAAGTACGTGACTTGGAAAATAAACTTTGGCGTCGTTGA
- a CDS encoding FKBP-type peptidyl-prolyl cis-trans isomerase — MREILISLGVLLVCAVFLLLTQFTGQQNAIAEQLNQNQPALTAITENNNLIANNTMSDANTVTTDSGLKYVQLKEGTGATPKPGQTVSVHYTGTLEDGTKFDSSRDRGKPFSFKLGAGQVIKGWDEGISNMKVGERRQLIIPPELGYGARGAGGVIPPNATLIFDVELLKIS, encoded by the coding sequence TTGAGAGAAATTCTCATCAGCTTGGGAGTTTTACTGGTCTGTGCTGTATTTTTGCTGTTGACTCAATTTACAGGTCAACAAAATGCGATCGCAGAGCAACTAAATCAAAACCAACCTGCACTGACTGCGATAACTGAAAACAATAACCTGATTGCCAACAATACTATGTCTGATGCCAACACTGTCACTACAGATTCTGGACTGAAGTATGTCCAGCTTAAGGAAGGGACTGGAGCGACTCCTAAACCTGGTCAAACAGTTTCAGTTCACTACACTGGCACTTTAGAAGATGGGACCAAGTTTGATAGCTCACGCGATCGCGGTAAGCCCTTCTCGTTCAAGCTAGGCGCTGGACAGGTAATCAAAGGCTGGGACGAAGGAATCAGTAATATGAAAGTAGGCGAACGTCGCCAGTTAATTATTCCTCCAGAGTTAGGTTATGGTGCTCGTGGAGCCGGTGGTGTAATTCCCCCAAATGCAACGCTGATTTTTGATGTTGAGTTGTTGAAAATTAGCTAG
- the dnaB gene encoding replicative DNA helicase: MVEQLNFQGNGTDRLPPQNIEAEEAILGGILLDPEAINRVSDRLSPEAFYISAHKDIYQAALRLHSQGKPTDLLSVSAWLADHSLLDKVGGRSKLTQLVDRTVSAVNIDALAALVMEKYLRRQLIKSGNEIVHLGYETETELPLVLDQAEQKVFSITQERPQQGLVSLSDTLVHTFQDIESHNQGIALPGLSCGFYDLDAMTSGFQRSDLLIVAGRPSMGKTSFALNLAHNIAALHKLPVAIFSLEMSKEQLVQRLLASEAGIESNRLRAGRISQNEWEPLSRAIGTLSEMTIFIDDTPNITVTEMRSQARRLQAEQGGMGLILIDYLQLMEGSGDNRVHELSKITRALKGLARELNVPVIALSQLSRGVEARTNKRPMLSDLRESGSIEQDADLVVMLYRDSYYNPDSPDRNIAEVIIAKHRNGPTGTVKLLFDPNLTKFVNLAKPQHY, translated from the coding sequence ATGGTGGAACAACTAAATTTTCAAGGCAATGGTACTGATCGCCTTCCTCCCCAAAATATTGAAGCGGAAGAAGCGATTTTAGGTGGAATTCTGCTAGATCCGGAAGCAATTAACCGGGTAAGCGATCGCCTCAGTCCAGAAGCCTTTTATATTAGTGCTCACAAAGATATTTACCAAGCGGCACTTCGCTTGCACAGTCAAGGCAAACCTACGGATTTACTGAGTGTCTCTGCTTGGCTTGCCGATCACAGTTTGCTAGATAAGGTGGGAGGCAGAAGTAAGCTAACACAGTTAGTTGATCGCACGGTGTCAGCAGTTAATATTGATGCCTTAGCGGCGTTGGTGATGGAAAAGTACCTGCGTCGCCAGTTAATTAAATCTGGTAACGAAATTGTTCATCTGGGTTATGAAACAGAAACAGAGTTACCACTTGTCCTCGATCAAGCAGAACAAAAAGTTTTCAGCATCACTCAAGAGCGTCCCCAACAGGGTTTAGTTTCCCTTTCTGATACGCTTGTCCATACTTTCCAGGATATTGAAAGTCATAATCAAGGCATTGCGCTCCCTGGTCTCTCCTGCGGTTTCTATGACCTGGATGCAATGACCAGCGGTTTTCAACGTTCTGATTTGCTCATCGTTGCTGGTCGCCCATCAATGGGCAAAACTAGCTTTGCTCTTAATCTAGCTCATAATATTGCTGCTTTGCACAAGCTCCCGGTTGCTATTTTCAGTTTAGAAATGTCAAAAGAGCAGTTGGTGCAGCGGTTGTTAGCGAGTGAAGCTGGAATTGAAAGTAATCGTTTACGGGCAGGGCGAATTAGTCAGAATGAGTGGGAACCTCTCTCGCGGGCAATTGGTACTCTTTCTGAAATGACAATTTTTATTGACGATACGCCAAATATTACAGTTACAGAAATGCGATCGCAGGCTCGTCGTCTCCAAGCAGAACAAGGTGGAATGGGCTTAATTTTGATCGATTATTTGCAGCTGATGGAAGGCAGTGGCGATAATCGGGTACATGAATTGTCAAAAATTACGCGAGCGCTTAAAGGTTTAGCCCGTGAACTGAATGTGCCAGTCATTGCTCTATCTCAGTTAAGCCGAGGAGTTGAAGCCCGCACCAACAAGCGACCGATGCTCTCAGATTTGAGAGAGAGCGGAAGTATTGAGCAAGACGCGGATTTAGTAGTTATGCTCTATAGAGACAGTTACTATAATCCAGATTCTCCAGATAGAAACATCGCAGAAGTGATAATAGCAAAACATAGAAATGGTCCAACTGGAACTGTCAAGCTATTATTCGATCCAAATCTGACAAAATTTGTTAATCTAGCCAAACCACAACACTATTGA
- the rplI gene encoding 50S ribosomal protein L9: MAKRVQLVLNQDVIKLGRTGDLVEVAPGYARNYLIPQKMAVHATAGILKQVERRREKERQRQLELKQQAQELKTALENVGSLTIAKQVGEGDAIFGTVTDREVAALVQQVIGQEIDRRGITLPDISKTGTYNADIKLHPEVTATVEVQVVPE; encoded by the coding sequence ATGGCGAAACGTGTGCAATTAGTTTTAAATCAAGATGTAATCAAGCTGGGAAGAACTGGGGATCTGGTTGAAGTTGCACCTGGCTACGCACGCAATTATTTGATTCCCCAAAAAATGGCGGTTCATGCAACTGCCGGTATTCTCAAGCAAGTCGAACGCCGAAGAGAAAAAGAGCGGCAACGGCAATTAGAGCTGAAGCAGCAAGCCCAAGAACTCAAAACTGCTTTGGAAAATGTTGGCAGCCTTACTATTGCCAAGCAAGTGGGTGAAGGAGATGCCATTTTTGGTACTGTTACCGATCGGGAAGTGGCAGCTTTGGTTCAGCAAGTGATTGGACAGGAAATAGATCGGCGAGGAATTACCTTACCGGATATTAGCAAGACTGGTACTTACAACGCTGATATCAAGCTCCATCCTGAAGTTACAGCGACGGTAGAAGTTCAAGTGGTGCCAGAATAG
- a CDS encoding DUF29 domain-containing protein, producing MKTTNYEKDFVAWADEQSMLLEQERFAELDLIHLIEEVRDLGRRERDAIESQLIRLLLHLLKWQYQPEKRGSSWEVSIKNARKQIKRLIEKYPVLAKHIENENTFYLCYKHAREDAADETELPIETFPPACPYCLEDEVLSSEFLPSSN from the coding sequence ATGAAAACTACCAACTACGAAAAAGATTTTGTTGCTTGGGCGGACGAGCAGTCAATGCTATTGGAGCAAGAAAGATTTGCTGAACTAGACTTAATCCATTTAATTGAAGAGGTGCGCGACTTGGGACGGAGGGAGCGGGATGCAATAGAAAGCCAACTCATCCGCCTATTACTACATTTATTAAAGTGGCAATATCAGCCAGAGAAAAGAGGTAGTAGTTGGGAAGTATCTATTAAAAATGCTAGAAAGCAGATTAAGCGACTTATTGAAAAGTATCCTGTCCTAGCCAAGCATATAGAAAACGAGAATACATTTTATCTGTGCTACAAGCATGCTAGGGAAGATGCGGCGGATGAAACTGAACTGCCAATAGAAACATTCCCACCAGCATGTCCTTACTGCTTAGAAGATGAAGTTTTATCTTCAGAGTTTTTGCCTTCATCAAACTAA
- a CDS encoding thiamine phosphate synthase has translation MAELHSQGGQVHSAVCRILDANLDRAREGLRIIEEWCRFGLNSTQLSEECKQLRQELASWHSQDLRAARDTIGDPGTELTHPQEQQRANVASLLQANFCRVEEALRVLEEYGKLYHPKMGSAFKQMRYRVYTLESQLLGYQRHQVLVQSRLYLVTSPSEALFTIVEAALEGGLTLVQYRDKTADDRDRLLQAQKLSQLCHQYGAIFIVNDRVDIALAANADGVHLGQQDLPINVVRQLLGPQRLIGRSTTNPDEMQQAIQEGADYIGVGPVYETPTKVGKAAAGLEYVRYAAQHSPIPWFAIGGIDINNVSDVISSGAERIAVVRSLMQADQPTLVTQYFLSQLSRVQPLKTSKAGSNHSHV, from the coding sequence ATGGCAGAGCTACATAGCCAAGGAGGGCAAGTGCACTCAGCCGTTTGCCGCATCTTGGATGCTAATTTAGACCGTGCCCGTGAAGGATTGCGGATTATTGAAGAATGGTGTCGCTTTGGACTCAATAGCACCCAGCTAAGTGAGGAATGCAAGCAGCTACGGCAAGAGCTAGCTAGTTGGCACAGTCAGGACTTGCGGGCAGCGCGAGATACCATCGGCGATCCTGGAACTGAGCTAACCCATCCTCAAGAACAACAACGCGCTAACGTAGCATCGCTGTTGCAAGCTAATTTTTGCCGCGTGGAAGAAGCACTGCGGGTACTCGAAGAATATGGCAAGCTTTATCACCCAAAAATGGGAAGCGCATTTAAGCAGATGCGTTATCGAGTTTATACCCTAGAAAGCCAATTGCTCGGTTACCAGCGTCACCAAGTGCTAGTGCAATCTCGCTTATATCTTGTTACCTCTCCTTCAGAAGCACTGTTTACAATTGTGGAAGCTGCCCTTGAAGGTGGACTGACGCTCGTGCAGTACCGAGACAAAACTGCTGATGATCGCGATCGCCTGCTCCAAGCTCAGAAATTATCTCAACTGTGTCATCAATACGGGGCAATTTTCATTGTTAACGATCGAGTAGATATAGCCTTGGCAGCCAATGCCGATGGCGTGCATCTAGGGCAGCAAGACTTACCAATTAACGTCGTCCGCCAGCTACTTGGTCCCCAGCGTCTAATTGGTCGTTCCACCACCAATCCAGATGAAATGCAGCAGGCAATTCAAGAGGGCGCAGATTATATTGGCGTGGGTCCAGTCTATGAGACACCAACTAAAGTGGGTAAAGCGGCAGCTGGGTTAGAATATGTTCGCTACGCTGCCCAGCATTCTCCTATCCCCTGGTTTGCGATTGGGGGAATTGATATAAATAACGTGAGCGATGTAATTTCATCTGGAGCAGAGCGCATCGCAGTGGTGCGATCGCTGATGCAAGCAGATCAACCTACTTTGGTAACTCAATACTTCCTTTCCCAACTGAGCCGCGTTCAGCCTCTAAAGACCTCGAAAGCAGGCAGTAATCACTCTCATGTCTAA
- the thiS gene encoding sulfur carrier protein ThiS — translation MSNQITLQVNGETRTCTAQSRLPDVLQKLGFNPRLVAVEYNGEILHRQFWSDTQVQEGDRLEVVTIVGGG, via the coding sequence ATGTCTAACCAGATTACACTTCAGGTGAACGGTGAAACCCGTACCTGTACTGCTCAATCCCGGCTACCCGATGTGTTACAAAAACTCGGTTTCAATCCCCGTCTAGTTGCCGTAGAGTACAATGGCGAAATTTTGCACCGCCAGTTTTGGTCAGATACGCAGGTACAAGAGGGCGATCGCTTGGAAGTAGTGACGATTGTCGGCGGCGGCTAA